From a single Nocardioides sp. dk884 genomic region:
- the arc gene encoding proteasome ATPase: MDQGYTGGPSADDLARQVRYLESEVSDLRRRLSESPGGTRSLELKLAETERSLAALNGQNERLAQTLRDARDQILKLKEEVDRLALPPATFGTFLERNDDDTVDILSGGRKLRVTVSPSIEVDELVPGQELLLNEALNVVEALAYEKVGEVVMFKELLADGERVLVIANADEERVVRLAEPLLRETIRAGDSLLLDARAGYVYEKVPKSEVEELVLEEVPDIDYAAIGGLGNQIEMIQDAVELPYLYPELFAEHRLKPPKGVLLYGPPGCGKTLIAKAVANSLAKKVAARTGQEGKSYFLNIKGPELLNKYVGETERHIRLVFQRAREKASTGTPVIVFFDEMDSLFRTRGTGVSSDVENTIVPQLLSEIDGVELLENVLVIGASNREDMIDPAILRPGRLDVKIKIERPDAEAARDIFSKYLVPDLPLHAEDLAEFGGDRQACVDAMIRATVERMYTETEENRFLEVTYANGDKEVLYFKDFNSGAMLQNIVDRAKKMAIKDFIDHGQHGLRVSQLLQACVDEFKENEDLPNTTNPDDWARISGKKGERIVFIRTLITGKQGTEPGRSIDTVSNTGQYL; the protein is encoded by the coding sequence ATGGACCAGGGCTACACCGGCGGACCGAGCGCGGACGATCTCGCCCGCCAGGTCCGTTACCTGGAGTCGGAGGTGAGCGACCTCCGCCGGCGACTCAGCGAGTCGCCGGGCGGTACGCGCAGCCTCGAGCTCAAACTCGCTGAGACCGAGCGCTCCCTCGCGGCGCTCAACGGTCAGAACGAGCGGCTGGCGCAGACGCTGCGCGATGCCCGCGACCAGATCCTCAAGCTCAAGGAGGAGGTCGACCGGCTGGCGCTGCCGCCGGCCACGTTCGGCACCTTCCTCGAGCGCAACGACGACGACACCGTCGACATCCTGAGCGGCGGGCGCAAGCTGCGCGTCACGGTGAGCCCGAGCATCGAGGTCGACGAGCTCGTCCCCGGCCAGGAGCTGCTGCTCAACGAGGCGCTCAACGTCGTGGAGGCGCTCGCCTACGAGAAGGTCGGCGAGGTCGTGATGTTCAAGGAGCTGCTCGCCGACGGCGAGCGGGTCCTGGTCATCGCCAACGCCGACGAGGAGCGCGTCGTACGACTCGCCGAGCCGCTGCTACGCGAGACGATCCGCGCCGGCGACAGCCTGCTGCTCGACGCCCGCGCCGGCTACGTCTACGAGAAGGTCCCCAAGTCCGAGGTCGAGGAGCTGGTCCTCGAAGAGGTCCCGGACATCGACTACGCCGCGATCGGCGGCCTCGGCAACCAGATCGAGATGATCCAGGACGCCGTCGAGCTCCCGTACCTCTACCCCGAGCTCTTCGCCGAGCACCGGCTCAAGCCGCCGAAGGGCGTGCTGCTCTACGGCCCGCCCGGCTGCGGCAAGACCCTGATCGCCAAGGCGGTCGCGAACTCGCTGGCCAAGAAGGTCGCCGCGCGCACCGGCCAGGAGGGCAAGTCCTACTTCCTCAACATCAAGGGCCCCGAGCTGCTCAACAAGTACGTCGGGGAGACCGAGCGCCACATCCGGCTGGTCTTCCAGCGGGCCCGGGAGAAGGCCAGCACCGGCACCCCGGTGATCGTGTTCTTCGACGAGATGGACTCGCTGTTCCGCACCCGCGGCACCGGGGTGTCCTCGGACGTGGAGAACACCATCGTCCCGCAGCTGCTCAGCGAGATCGACGGCGTGGAGCTGCTGGAGAACGTGCTGGTCATCGGCGCCTCCAACCGCGAGGACATGATCGACCCCGCGATCCTGCGACCGGGGCGCCTGGACGTGAAGATCAAGATCGAGCGCCCCGACGCCGAGGCGGCCCGCGACATCTTCAGCAAGTACCTCGTGCCCGACCTGCCCCTGCACGCCGAGGACCTCGCCGAGTTCGGCGGGGACCGGCAGGCCTGCGTGGACGCGATGATCCGGGCCACGGTGGAGCGGATGTACACCGAGACCGAGGAGAACCGCTTCCTCGAGGTCACCTACGCCAACGGCGACAAGGAGGTCCTGTACTTCAAGGACTTCAACTCTGGCGCGATGCTGCAGAACATCGTCGACCGGGCGAAGAAGATGGCGATCAAGGACTTCATCGACCACGGCCAGCACGGGCTGCGGGTCTCCCAGCTGCTCCAGGCCTGCGTGGATGAGTTCAAGGAGAACGAGGACCTGCCCAACACCACCAACCCCGACGACTGGGCGCGGATCTCGGGCAAGAAGGGCGAGCGGATCGTGTTCATCCGCACCCTGATCACCGGCAAGCAGGGCACCGAGCCGGGCCGGTCCATCGACACCGTCTCCAACACCGGCCAGTACCTCTAG
- a CDS encoding HAD family phosphatase codes for MLSTAYSRGTDRRTGGGDRLPRAVLWDMDGTIVDTEPAWVAAETALAHRHGAEWTEADGLSLVGNSLLTSARYIRERMGLDLSPDEIVEELLDGVVASVADSVPWRPGARELLEELHERGVPCALVTMSYERLVAPILAHLPEGTFDVVITGDRVTHGKPHPEPYLTAAAALGRDAADCVAIEDSATGATSAETAGCTVLVVQNHVAVPPGPRRVFRDSLAELTSADLAGLHSELS; via the coding sequence ATTCTGAGTACCGCGTACTCGCGAGGAACAGACCGACGCACCGGCGGGGGAGACCGGCTTCCCCGAGCCGTCCTGTGGGACATGGACGGCACGATCGTCGACACCGAACCGGCCTGGGTGGCGGCGGAGACGGCGCTCGCGCACCGCCACGGGGCGGAGTGGACAGAGGCCGACGGGCTGAGCCTGGTCGGCAACAGCCTGCTCACCTCTGCGCGCTACATCCGCGAGCGGATGGGGCTCGACCTCAGCCCCGACGAGATCGTCGAGGAGCTGCTCGACGGGGTGGTGGCCAGCGTGGCCGACTCGGTGCCGTGGCGCCCCGGAGCGCGGGAGCTGTTGGAGGAGCTGCACGAGCGCGGCGTACCGTGCGCGCTCGTCACGATGTCGTACGAGCGGCTGGTCGCACCGATCCTGGCGCATCTGCCCGAGGGCACCTTCGACGTGGTGATCACCGGTGACCGGGTGACCCACGGCAAGCCGCACCCCGAGCCCTACCTCACCGCCGCCGCCGCGCTGGGCCGCGACGCCGCGGACTGCGTGGCCATCGAGGACTCCGCCACCGGCGCCACCTCGGCCGAGACCGCGGGGTGCACCGTGCTGGTGGTGCAGAACCACGTCGCCGTGCCGCCCGGGCCGCGCCGGGTGTTCCGCGACTCGTTGGCCGAGCTCACGAGCGCCGACCTCGCCGGGCTTCACTCCGAGCTGAGCTGA
- a CDS encoding PD-(D/E)XK nuclease family protein, translated as MDEQHVSPADRHSTPVDGVEVLGALSPSRAGDFLSCPLLYRFRTVDRLPEPPSVDAVRGTLVHKVLEDLFDLPAAERTPQRADDLLTPTWEELCEAEPELRALFGAEGAELAPWLASCRAVLERYFTLEDPRRLEPADRELYVEALLDSRLLLRGFIDRVDVAPDGAIRLVDYKTGRAPGPGYEAKALFQMKFYALVIWRTRGVVPAMLRLIYLGSGEIISYAPDEEDLRATERKVEAVWRAIREAAETGDWRPHRSRLCDWCHHQAICPAFGGTPPPLPDTDPVLLPLEPVQLSSE; from the coding sequence GTGGATGAGCAGCACGTGTCGCCGGCCGACCGGCACTCGACCCCCGTCGACGGGGTCGAGGTCCTGGGCGCGCTGTCCCCGAGCCGGGCGGGCGACTTCCTGAGCTGCCCGTTGCTCTACCGCTTCCGCACCGTGGACCGGCTGCCCGAGCCGCCGTCGGTGGACGCCGTGCGCGGCACGCTGGTGCACAAGGTGCTCGAGGACCTCTTCGACCTGCCGGCCGCCGAGCGCACCCCGCAGCGTGCCGACGACCTGCTGACGCCGACCTGGGAGGAGCTCTGCGAGGCCGAGCCGGAGCTGCGCGCCCTGTTCGGCGCCGAGGGCGCCGAACTCGCGCCGTGGCTGGCGTCGTGTCGGGCCGTGCTGGAGCGCTACTTTACCCTCGAGGACCCCCGCCGGCTGGAGCCGGCCGACCGGGAGCTCTACGTCGAGGCCCTGCTGGACTCACGGCTGCTGCTGCGCGGGTTCATCGACCGCGTCGACGTGGCGCCGGACGGCGCGATCCGCCTGGTCGACTACAAGACCGGGCGGGCGCCGGGGCCGGGCTATGAGGCCAAGGCCCTGTTCCAGATGAAGTTCTACGCCCTGGTCATCTGGCGCACCCGCGGGGTGGTCCCGGCGATGCTGCGCCTGATCTACCTCGGCAGCGGCGAGATCATCAGCTACGCCCCCGACGAGGAGGACCTGCGCGCCACCGAGCGCAAGGTCGAGGCGGTGTGGCGCGCGATCCGCGAGGCCGCCGAGACCGGGGACTGGCGCCCGCACCGCAGCCGGCTGTGCGACTGGTGCCACCACCAGGCGATCTGCCCGGCGTTCGGCGGCACTCCCCCGCCGTTGCCGGACACGGACCCGGTCCTGCTGCCGCTGGAGCCGGTTCAGCTCAGCTCGGAGTGA
- a CDS encoding site-2 protease family protein, whose translation MAEHPDPTPGSAPTRSASRPAGTFKVGTIAGSDVLVSSTWFIIAGLIALVLAPAVEEVQPGLGALKYVAGVAFAVVLYGSVLLHEASHAVMAKHYGFQVTSITLHFLGGMTAIEGEARTPRQEFWIAVVGPLTSIAVGVAAAGLWFVVPGGLIGMAVGGLASANLLVGVLNLIPGLPLDGGRVLKAGVWQVTGNRHTGSIAAGWGGRVTAALVLLWPVGMEVFLGIEPQVVDFILAFIIGLFLWTGASASIATSKVRARLPQLRPRILARRAVLVPEDLPLAEAVRRAQDAQAGGVITLAPNGEPAGLVNEAALLAVPQERRPWVPASSVARTLEPGLRLSADIDGEELLGAINRTPATEYLLLDADGSTYGVLVTADVEAAFRRAAH comes from the coding sequence GTGGCCGAACACCCCGACCCTACGCCCGGCAGCGCCCCGACCCGCTCCGCGTCGCGCCCCGCCGGCACGTTCAAGGTCGGCACGATCGCCGGCAGCGACGTCCTCGTCTCCTCCACCTGGTTCATCATCGCCGGGCTGATCGCGCTCGTGCTGGCCCCCGCGGTCGAGGAGGTCCAGCCCGGCCTGGGTGCGCTCAAGTACGTCGCGGGCGTCGCGTTCGCCGTCGTCCTGTACGGCTCGGTGCTGCTGCACGAGGCCTCGCACGCGGTGATGGCCAAGCACTACGGCTTCCAGGTCACCTCGATCACGCTGCACTTCCTCGGCGGGATGACCGCCATCGAGGGCGAGGCCCGCACCCCGCGCCAGGAGTTCTGGATCGCCGTCGTCGGACCGCTCACCTCGATCGCGGTGGGTGTGGCGGCGGCCGGTCTGTGGTTCGTCGTACCGGGCGGGCTGATCGGCATGGCCGTCGGCGGCCTGGCCTCGGCCAACCTGCTGGTCGGCGTCCTCAACCTGATCCCGGGACTGCCCCTGGACGGCGGCCGGGTGCTGAAGGCCGGCGTGTGGCAGGTCACCGGCAACCGGCACACCGGCAGCATCGCGGCCGGCTGGGGCGGTCGGGTCACCGCGGCCCTGGTGCTGCTGTGGCCGGTGGGCATGGAGGTCTTCCTCGGCATCGAGCCGCAGGTCGTGGACTTCATCCTCGCCTTCATCATCGGCCTCTTCCTGTGGACCGGCGCCTCCGCCTCGATCGCGACCAGCAAGGTCCGCGCCCGGCTGCCCCAGCTGCGCCCGCGGATCCTGGCCCGGCGTGCGGTGCTGGTGCCCGAGGACCTTCCGCTCGCCGAGGCGGTACGCCGCGCCCAGGACGCGCAGGCCGGTGGCGTGATCACGCTGGCCCCGAACGGCGAGCCGGCCGGGCTGGTCAACGAGGCCGCGCTCCTCGCCGTACCGCAGGAGCGGCGCCCGTGGGTGCCGGCCTCCTCGGTGGCGCGCACGCTGGAGCCCGGGCTGCGGCTCTCCGCCGACATCGACGGCGAGGAGCTGCTGGGCGCGATCAACCGGACCCCGGCCACCGAGTACCTGCTGCTCGACGCCGATGGTTCGACGTACGGCGTGCTGGTGACCGCCGACGTCGAGGCGGCGTTCCGGCGGGCCGCGCACTAA
- a CDS encoding glutamate decarboxylase: MSEKDMEKRLAVNPLFARPGESQDIPQFTLLDDPMMPETAYQFVHDEAMLDGNARLNLATFVGTWMDPMASKLYAETFDKNMIDKDEYPQTAAIEERCWRILAELWNAPDPSNSIGTSTIGSSEACMLGGLALKRRWQQARRAAGKSTERPNLVMSSAVQVCWLKFCNYFDVETRTIPISDEHRTMDGFELEKYVDENTIGVVPIMGVTYTGMYEEISKICDALDRIQQDTGLDIPIHVDAASGGFITPFLQPDKLWDFRLDRVHSISVSGHKYGLVYPGIGWVVWKDKDFLPEELIFYVSYLGGKMPTFALNFSRPGAQVLLQYYNFIRLGRKGYTAVQQESLDVAQYLAREIEAMGPFTLWNDASDIPVFAWELKADYTTTWNLYDLSDQLRQRGWLVPAYPLPENLEKRTVQRIVVRNGLSRDLASRLLDSLRSSVEFLDTLPGPLPREQEAHMFHH; encoded by the coding sequence ATGAGCGAGAAGGACATGGAGAAGCGGCTGGCCGTCAACCCGCTGTTCGCGCGTCCGGGAGAGTCCCAGGACATCCCGCAGTTCACGTTGCTCGATGACCCGATGATGCCGGAGACGGCGTACCAGTTCGTCCACGACGAGGCGATGCTCGACGGCAACGCGCGGCTGAACCTCGCCACCTTCGTCGGGACCTGGATGGACCCGATGGCCTCGAAGCTCTACGCCGAGACCTTCGACAAGAACATGATCGACAAGGACGAGTACCCCCAGACCGCCGCGATCGAGGAGCGCTGCTGGCGCATCCTGGCCGAACTCTGGAACGCGCCGGACCCGTCGAACTCGATCGGCACCTCCACCATCGGGTCCTCCGAGGCCTGCATGCTGGGCGGCCTGGCCCTCAAGCGCAGGTGGCAGCAGGCGCGCCGCGCGGCCGGCAAGTCGACCGAGCGCCCCAACCTGGTGATGAGCTCCGCAGTCCAGGTGTGCTGGTTGAAGTTCTGCAACTACTTCGACGTCGAGACCCGGACCATTCCGATCAGCGACGAGCACCGCACCATGGACGGGTTCGAGCTCGAGAAGTACGTCGACGAGAACACCATCGGCGTCGTACCGATCATGGGCGTGACCTACACCGGGATGTACGAGGAGATCAGCAAGATCTGCGACGCCCTCGACCGGATCCAGCAGGACACCGGCCTCGACATCCCGATCCATGTCGATGCCGCCTCCGGTGGGTTCATCACGCCGTTCCTGCAGCCGGACAAGCTGTGGGACTTCCGGCTCGACCGCGTGCACTCCATCAGTGTCAGCGGACACAAGTACGGCCTGGTCTACCCGGGCATCGGCTGGGTGGTGTGGAAGGACAAGGACTTCCTGCCCGAGGAGCTCATCTTCTACGTCTCCTACCTGGGCGGGAAGATGCCGACCTTCGCCCTGAACTTCTCCCGGCCCGGCGCGCAGGTCCTGCTGCAGTACTACAACTTCATCCGGCTCGGACGGAAGGGCTACACGGCCGTGCAGCAGGAGAGCCTCGACGTCGCTCAGTACCTCGCGCGGGAGATCGAGGCGATGGGCCCGTTCACGCTCTGGAACGACGCCTCCGACATCCCGGTGTTCGCCTGGGAGCTCAAGGCGGACTACACGACCACCTGGAACCTCTACGACCTCTCCGACCAGCTGCGTCAGCGGGGCTGGCTGGTGCCCGCGTACCCGTTGCCCGAGAACCTCGAGAAGCGGACGGTGCAGCGGATCGTGGTCCGCAACGGTCTGTCCCGTGACCTGGCCAGCCGCCTGCTCGACAGCCTCCGCTCGAGCGTGGAGTTCCTGGACACCCTTCCTGGCCCGCTGCCGCGTGAGCAGGAGGCTCACATGTTCCACCACTGA
- the dop gene encoding depupylase/deamidase Dop: MSVRRVMGTEIEYGISVLGQPLANPMLASTQVVNAYASSTLRARRARWDFEEESPLRDARGFDMSRQVADSTQLTDEDLGLANVILTNGARLYVDHAHPEYAAPEVTTPLDVVRWEKAGEQIMLDAQRRASQLPGGASIALYKNNTDNKGASYGAHENFLMRRATPFGDIVRHLTPFFVSRQVVCGAGRVGIGQDGRGHGFQVSQRADFFEVEVGLETTLKRPIINTRDEPHADPDKYRRLHVIIGDANLSEISTYLKVGTTSLVLAMIEDGFITRDLSVDGPVRALRAISHDPTLRQTLRLKDGRSLTGVQLQMEYLDLAKKYVEDRFGADADRQTLDVLARWESVLDRLEQDPMLCATELDWVAKLKLLEQYRQRDGLAWDAAKLQLIDVQYSDIRPEKGLYHRLVAGGRIERLLHDAEIEAAMHEPPTDTRAYFRGRCLEKYAEHVAAASWDSVIFDLPGRDSLQRVPTTDPLRGSRAHVGELLDRCDTATDLFAVLTGS, translated from the coding sequence ATGAGCGTGCGCCGGGTGATGGGGACCGAGATCGAGTACGGCATCTCCGTGCTCGGGCAGCCGTTGGCCAACCCGATGCTGGCCTCCACGCAGGTGGTCAACGCCTACGCCTCCTCGACCCTGCGGGCCCGGCGCGCCCGGTGGGACTTCGAGGAGGAGTCCCCGCTGCGCGACGCCCGTGGCTTCGACATGTCGCGGCAGGTGGCGGACTCCACCCAGCTCACCGACGAGGACCTGGGGCTGGCCAACGTCATCCTCACCAACGGCGCCCGGCTCTACGTCGACCACGCCCACCCGGAGTACGCCGCACCGGAGGTGACCACCCCGCTGGACGTGGTGCGCTGGGAGAAGGCGGGCGAGCAGATCATGCTCGACGCCCAGCGCCGCGCCAGCCAGCTGCCCGGGGGTGCGTCGATCGCGCTGTACAAGAACAACACCGACAACAAGGGCGCGTCGTACGGCGCGCACGAGAACTTCCTGATGCGCCGCGCCACGCCGTTCGGCGACATCGTGCGCCACCTGACGCCGTTCTTCGTCAGCCGTCAGGTCGTGTGCGGGGCCGGTCGGGTCGGGATCGGCCAGGACGGGCGCGGGCACGGCTTCCAGGTCAGCCAGCGCGCGGACTTCTTCGAGGTCGAGGTCGGCCTGGAGACCACGCTGAAGCGCCCGATCATCAACACCCGCGACGAGCCGCACGCGGACCCCGACAAGTACCGGCGCCTGCACGTGATCATCGGCGACGCCAACCTCTCCGAGATCTCGACGTACCTCAAGGTCGGCACCACCTCGCTGGTGCTGGCGATGATCGAGGACGGCTTCATCACCCGCGACCTCTCCGTCGACGGGCCGGTGCGGGCGCTGCGCGCGATCTCCCACGACCCCACGCTGCGCCAGACGCTGCGGCTCAAGGACGGGCGCTCGCTCACCGGCGTCCAGCTGCAGATGGAGTACCTCGACCTGGCCAAGAAGTACGTCGAGGACCGCTTCGGCGCCGACGCCGACCGTCAGACCCTCGACGTCCTGGCGCGCTGGGAGTCCGTGCTGGACCGCCTCGAGCAGGACCCGATGCTCTGCGCGACGGAGCTGGACTGGGTGGCGAAGCTGAAGCTGCTCGAGCAGTACCGCCAGCGCGACGGCCTCGCCTGGGACGCGGCGAAGCTGCAGCTCATCGACGTGCAGTACTCCGACATCCGCCCCGAGAAGGGCCTCTACCACCGCCTGGTCGCCGGCGGGCGCATCGAGCGGCTGCTCCACGACGCCGAGATCGAGGCCGCCATGCACGAGCCGCCCACCGACACCCGCGCCTACTTCCGCGGCCGCTGCCTGGAGAAGTACGCCGAGCACGTCGCCGCCGCCTCGTGGGACTCGGTGATCTTCGACCTCCCCGGCCGCGACTCGCTCCAGCGCGTCCCCACCACCGACCCGCTGCGCGGCAGCCGGGCCCACGTGGGTGAGCTGCTCGACCGCTGTGACACCGCCACCGACCTGTTCGCGGTGCTCACCGGATCCTGA
- a CDS encoding tRNA (adenine-N1)-methyltransferase, giving the protein MHRGPLRVGEWVRLVDQKGRRHNFELVPGKRFFSNRGHLEHDDLIGREEGFTVTSSAGGEYLVFRPLLSEFVVSMPRGAAVVYPKDAAQIVAMADIFPGAHVVEAGVGSGALTCSLLRAVGPQGKVTSYERREEFADVARRNVTQFFGGDHPAWDLRLGDLAEALPASGERCDRIILDMLAPWECLDAAADALRPGGIVCAYVATTTQLSRFVETVRLHGGFTEPQPWESLVRDWHVEGLAVRPGHKMIGHTAFLVTARRMAPGQRPPLKKRRPAPGAYGPDYTGPRPPGVPVEAADGE; this is encoded by the coding sequence GTGCACCGCGGCCCGCTGCGGGTCGGGGAGTGGGTGCGCCTGGTCGACCAGAAGGGACGGCGCCACAACTTCGAACTGGTGCCGGGCAAGCGGTTCTTCTCCAACCGCGGCCACCTCGAGCACGACGACCTGATCGGGCGCGAGGAGGGCTTCACCGTCACCTCCTCGGCCGGCGGGGAGTACCTCGTGTTCCGCCCGCTGCTCTCGGAGTTCGTGGTCTCGATGCCGCGCGGCGCCGCGGTGGTCTACCCCAAGGACGCCGCCCAGATCGTCGCGATGGCCGACATCTTCCCCGGCGCCCACGTGGTCGAGGCCGGCGTCGGCTCCGGGGCGCTGACCTGCTCACTGCTGCGCGCGGTCGGACCGCAGGGCAAGGTCACCTCCTACGAGCGACGCGAGGAGTTCGCCGACGTCGCGCGCCGCAACGTCACCCAGTTCTTCGGCGGCGACCACCCCGCCTGGGACCTGCGGCTCGGCGACCTGGCCGAGGCGCTGCCCGCCTCCGGCGAGCGCTGCGACCGGATCATCCTCGACATGCTCGCGCCGTGGGAGTGCCTGGACGCCGCCGCCGACGCGCTGCGCCCGGGCGGCATCGTGTGCGCCTACGTGGCGACCACCACCCAGCTCTCCCGCTTCGTCGAGACCGTCCGCCTGCACGGCGGGTTCACCGAGCCGCAGCCGTGGGAGTCGCTGGTCCGTGACTGGCACGTCGAGGGCCTCGCGGTGCGCCCGGGGCACAAGATGATCGGCCACACCGCCTTCCTGGTCACCGCCCGCCGCATGGCCCCCGGCCAGCGCCCGCCGCTGAAGAAGCGCCGTCCCGCGCCCGGCGCGTACGGCCCGGACTACACCGGCCCCCGGCCGCCCGGCGTGCCGGTCGAGGCCGCTGACGGGGAGTAG
- a CDS encoding ubiquitin-like protein Pup, which yields MAQEQKQPRKSAETDDAVEVTPETDVADRKEAIDDDVDDILDEIDDVLESNAEDFVKSFIQKGGE from the coding sequence ATGGCACAGGAGCAGAAGCAGCCGCGGAAGTCCGCGGAGACTGACGACGCGGTCGAGGTCACCCCGGAAACCGACGTCGCCGACCGCAAGGAAGCCATCGACGACGACGTCGACGACATCCTGGACGAGATCGACGACGTGCTCGAGTCCAACGCCGAGGACTTCGTGAAGTCCTTCATCCAGAAGGGCGGCGAGTGA